A window of Desulfobulbus oralis genomic DNA:
CAGCACAAAGCGGCCCAGAGGGTGGACACGGCAGGGCAGGCAGGCCAGAAAAAGGGGATTTTCACACAGACCGCCGGAGAGATACAGCTCGGCCGGCGCGCCGGCAAAGCGCCAGGCATTCAGGGCAATGCCCCGCACGAAGCGGGCCACTGCTTCGGCTTCGCTGGCACCCCCAACCACGGCGTCAAAAATATGGCTCATGCCCAGAACGCCGCAGGTGACGGAAAAGCCGCTTTTCGGTACAGGCAGGGCCGCATAGTCCAGGTGGTAGTAATGGGCCAGCAGCTCGACGGTAAACCCCATGGATGCACCGCATTCCGTGTTCCAGCCCATGTCCGCCACCCGGCCGCCGGCAAAGCGGACAAACTTCAGATCGCGGCTGCCACAGTCCAGGAGCACGAAATCGCTGCCCGCTATCAACCGGGCTCCGCCCCTGGCCAGGGCTAGCAGTTCGTTGACCGCGCGCCCGCTGCGCTGGGCGGCATTGTGGCCGGTGCCCAGGTCGGCCCGAAAGCCTGCAGGCAGCGCGCGGCTGGCGACAACGTACGGCCCCTCGCCTTTTGCCGTATCCAGCACCTTGCAGTAGGTGGTGCCAAAATCAGCCAGCAGCATGGGCGCTGGCCTCGCTTGCGAGCGGCACTCCGGACAGGGCCAGAAAGGCCTCGATCTTGGCTTTGGCCGAATGGCTCGGGCCGACATCGCAGTCGATCACCAGAGCCCGTGGATGCTGCCGGCCCAGATGCCAGGCAAGCGCCGATTTGGCGCAAAAGGACTGGCTGAAAAAGACCGTGGGTAAATGGGGATCGACGTGGCGCTCCAGCTCCAGATCGGCGGGGGTCTTGTTCTCCATGCAGCGGGTCCAGCCAAACACGTGGGTTTGCGGCGGAAAAGGCCGCAGCAGAGTGAAGTCCCGCGGCGGCACGCCCCAGAAAGCGCAGAGGGGCGTGCAGGCCCTGCGGGCCTTGTGCGGGGCAGCGCTTTGCACGCTCCTGCTAATGCGGCCGAATTTTTCCATGAGCGGCATTTCAGCCTGACACAGGGGCCAGCCAAAGGGCATGGTATCCCGGTTTTCGGTGCACTCAACCGGAATGGGCAGGGTGTCGGCCAATACCCGGGCGATGTGGAGCGCTCCGTCGCACTTGCCGGGGCCGATATCGATGCAAATGCGGTCAAGCGAAAGCGTCATGCTGTTCAGCACCACGGTACGCAAAATGGCGCAATACACCCGGGGCACCAAAGCAGCGCTCCGGTCGAGCGAGGCCTGCGACAGCGGCTCGTCCAGGTCCACGATTTCCGCGCCCTCCCGGTTCAGCCGGGCAATCACCGCGAGGGGAGGCACTCCCACTATGCCAACCTTTTCCGGCATCAGAGATCCTCGCGGATCAGCAGCACAATGCCCGCAAGGCCCACTACGATGTGGACGCCTATGGCCGCTGCCAGCGGGTTGATATAGCTCTCCTTGGCCAAAGATTGCAGGGCCGCCCAGCCACCCCAGCAGAAAAAGGCCATACCGCAACTGACCGGCACGGCGAGGGACAGATCACGGCCCCAGCGGCGGTAGACTATCAGCAGGAGCGGCAGCCCCAGAAGGAGCAGGGGCAGGCCCAGGGTGGTGTAGGATATGCGGCCGAAAAATTCGGCCCAGGCCCGGTTGGTATCCTCTGGGGAGTGCTGATGTCTGGTGGCCTCGTACAGTTCCAGCAGGGAAAGCTCCATGGTGTGATAGGCCGGCACGAAAAAACTGGCCGGGGTTTCGGGAAACTGCTCTTGAAGCGCATAAAAGACTTCCGTACTGTACTGCTCGGGGCCGATCCGCTTCTGCTCCTGCCCCTGCACCAGAAGCCACTGTGCGCCGTTCCAGTTCACGATCCTTGAGGCGACAATCGAGTTCAGGTCAAAATTCGCATCCCAAGTACTGTAGGAAAAATACAGGAAGATATTCTGCTTGGGATCGGGCCGCTGAAAGGAGTAAAATCCTTCCTTGCCGCGATAGAAATAACGGCCGTTGCGGTAAATGCCCAGCGCCACCCGGCCCTGCACTTCCCTGTTCCAGATCTCGTTGGTAACGGACACGGTTCTGGGCAGCACCCACTGGGAGATGGCCAGAAAAACAAGCATGCACAGCATGCCGGCCACAACGATGGGCGCAACGACCTTGCCCAGCGGAATGCCGCAGGACTTAAGGGCAACCAGTTCGTTGCTGTGATTGAGCACCCCCAAGGTGATGACGCCGGCCAGCAGCACGCAAACCGGGCTCATCTGCTCGACGATAAAGGGAATGTTCAGCAGAAAGAATTTGAGGATCAGCCCGGTGGACTTGCCCTTCTCCAGAAAGTTGTCGATCTTCTCGAAGAAGTCGATGAGCATGTACAGGGCAATGAGCGCGGCAAGCAGCAGGCCCAGATTGC
This region includes:
- a CDS encoding ATPase, producing MLLADFGTTYCKVLDTAKGEGPYVVASRALPAGFRADLGTGHNAAQRSGRAVNELLALARGGARLIAGSDFVLLDCGSRDLKFVRFAGGRVADMGWNTECGASMGFTVELLAHYYHLDYAALPVPKSGFSVTCGVLGMSHIFDAVVGGASEAEAVARFVRGIALNAWRFAGAPAELYLSGGLCENPLFLACLPCRVHPLGRFVLLEGLLALGGPERPGFPALPAGHVFAGKA
- a CDS encoding LptF/LptG family permease; amino-acid sequence: MLLLNRYILRNFLRNLGLLLAALIALYMLIDFFEKIDNFLEKGKSTGLILKFFLLNIPFIVEQMSPVCVLLAGVITLGVLNHSNELVALKSCGIPLGKVVAPIVVAGMLCMLVFLAISQWVLPRTVSVTNEIWNREVQGRVALGIYRNGRYFYRGKEGFYSFQRPDPKQNIFLYFSYSTWDANFDLNSIVASRIVNWNGAQWLLVQGQEQKRIGPEQYSTEVFYALQEQFPETPASFFVPAYHTMELSLLELYEATRHQHSPEDTNRAWAEFFGRISYTTLGLPLLLLGLPLLLIVYRRWGRDLSLAVPVSCGMAFFCWGGWAALQSLAKESYINPLAAAIGVHIVVGLAGIVLLIREDL